The following nucleotide sequence is from Halogeometricum borinquense DSM 11551.
CGCTGAACTTCCTCGAAGATAAGTTCACGAGTACACAGGGGGGATCGGTCACCATCTACGTCGAGGGACGGATGGAGAACGAGGTCGCGCTCGAACAGATCTATCGCGCGGGAGCAGACCCGCCGGAGTCGTTCGTCTCCGAGAACCGTCGGGCGGAATCGACGAGCATCGTCACCGTCATCAAAGACTATGCGGCACGGGACCCCGAGTTCCGTCGCCTCGTCGAACGGAACGACGTGGACGACAACGGCGTTCCCGACGACAACCTCGGAGAGATATACGACTATCTGGAGACCTCGCCGGTCTCCTCACAGGCCGACCGGTATCTCGCCGAAGACCATCGAAGCACGCGTGTCGTCTACACCGTTTCGGGGGACGCTTCGGACAAGGAAGCCACCGAGGACGCCCGCATCGTGGCCGACCGCTTCCGGTCCCGGTACGATGCCACCGCCACAGGTAACACCGTCGTCTTCCAAGAGGTGTCGGATCTCATCTTCAGTTCCGCCGTGACGAGTCTGATTCTCGCACTCGGCGGGACGGTGGTGTTCCTCGTATTCATCTACTGGTTGCTCGATGGCTTGCCGTCTATCGCTCTCGCCAACCTCGTCCCCATCGTGGTGGCGGTGGCGGGCGTGGCCGGGACGATGCGCCTGTTAGGCATCTCGTTCAACGCCTTTACCGCAACCATCCTCTCGCTTACCATCGGGTTGGGTATCGACTACTCGGTCCACGTTGTCCACCGCTTCCTCGACGAGCGGAAGGAGGCGGACCTGCAGACGGCACTCGAACGGACTGTCGTCGGGACCGGCGGCGCGCTCATGGGCAGCATGTTCACGACGGCGTTCGGTATCGGCGTCCTCGTGCTATCAGTGCTGTCGGTGCTGGGACAGTTCGGCGTCCTCACGGCGCTCTCTATCGTCTACTCGTTCGTGGCGTCGCTCGTCGTCCTGCCGTCGGCGCTCGTCGTCTGGGACCGCTTCGCCAACGAGAGCCCCGACGTTCCGATGGTCGAACCCGGATCGGAGACAGACGACGTGGAGTCGGACAGCGACTCCGATCCCCTCGCAACGGACGGTGGCGAGTGTATCGAGTCGTCCCGAATATCGACCGACGGAAGCGCGGTTACCGGTGCTGGAGACGACGATTCGCAATCCTCATCAAGCGCTACCTCCGATGGAGGTGAGACGCGATGACAGATGCAGACGAAGGGAACGGCAACGCACAACCGAGCGAACACGAGGCCATAGAGGCGCTCGAACACCTCGGACTCTCGAACTACGCTGCGCGGGTGTTCGTCGCGCTCCAGCGCCTCGGCGTCGGGACGGCCAAAGAGATTCACGATGTCGCGGGCGTCCCGCGGTCGCAGGTGTATGGTGCGGCCGAGGAACTGGAGAGCTTGGGCTTAGTCGAACTCCAGCAATCGACGCCGAAGCGGTATCGCTCGGTGAGCTTAGACGCCGCCCACCGCTGTCTCGCGGAGAACCTCCAGAACGAGGCGAACCGCGCCTTCAACTACCTCGAAGCCGCCCGAGCAGAGCGCACGGCGGGTGAAACCCGTGACGACGTGTGGACGATCCGCGGTCACGAACCCGTGAACAACCGCGTCATCGAACTGGTCGAACAATCACAGGAGCGGGTGCTGTTCGCCGCCCCATCGCTCTTGTTCATCACCGACGACCTCGTCAAAGCCCTTCGAGAACGGGCGGCCAACAACGTCGATGTCCGCGTGGTCAGCGAATCCGCGGACGTGCGCGACCGGTTCGAGACTGTTCCAGACGTATCGGCGTCCGGCCCGGACGAGGAGCCACCGGTTGACTTCACCGGCCGCGTCCTCCTCGTGGACCGCCGCGTCGTCCTCCTCTCGGTCGTTCCCAACGTGCCGGGCAGCGACGAGACGGCGATCTGGTCGGCTGACACGGCGATGGCCGACATTCTCTCTCAGATCATCGAAGGCGGTATCGAGTCGATGATCGGCTTCTAACTCTTCGAGCGGCCATAACCGCTTCCGAACCGCGAGGTTTGTCGTCCCCGGTGACTATTTCTCCCGTCCTCTCGGACACCCGAACGATGACTGACAGAGTGCGGGTTGCCGAGGCGGCGGCGGCAGCAGGTGCGGACGTAGCGATGGCGATGTTCGAACGCGACATCGAAACCGAGGAGAAGTCCTCGAAGACCGATGTCGTAAGCGAGGCTGACGGGGCCGCACAGGACGAGATTCTCACTACGATCGCCGACCACTACCCCGATGACGTGGTCGTCGGCGAGGAGGGCAACACGCCGAAGGAGATTCCGGAAACGGGCGATTCGTGGGTCGTCGATCCTATCGACGGCACGTCGAACTATCTCCACGGCTTTACCGTGTGGTGTCAGGCCGTCGCCGCGGTTCGGGACGCCTCACCGGTCGCCGCTGCGGTGACTCGGCCCGCCGTCGGTGACACGTACGTTGCGGACGACACGGAGTTCCGGAAGAACGGCGATCCGACAACGGTGAGCGACGAATCTGACCCCGAACGATTCGTCGTCGCGCCGACGCTCCGCGTCGGAGACGACAACCGCGACCAGTATCTCTCCGTCATCGAAACCTGCTTTGCGGACCTCGGCGACCTGCGACGCATCGGATCAGCACAACTCACGTTGGCGATGGTCGCCGCCGGATCGATAGACGTGGCACTCGGTATCGGTCGGTCGCACCCGTGGGACACCGTCGCCGGCGTCCACATGATCCGGACCGCAGGCGGTACCGTCACCGACTTAGACGGAAATCCGTGGCGGCACGACAGCGACGGACTCGTCGCCTCGAACGGCCAAGCGCACGATGCCGTTCTCGACGCATTCGATTTCTGAACGTCGAAATCGACTCGTGTAAACGCCGCACCGGCTCCGTATGAACGCCGCACCGGCTCCGTGTAAACGCTGACCCGGTACGTATGAACGTTGACCCGTCTCAGACGCGTGATCCGACGCCGACGGTTCGCGTCGCACCCCACGTGAGGACGACGATACCGACGACGAACCCGGCGAGTGCAAGCATCAGCGGAACCGGCTTGAGCAACGTGCCGCCGAGAAACGGCCCACGGACGAGTAGAAATCCGGTCCCAAGCGTGACGATGAGACCGAGAAGCGAGACGATACTGTAGAAGTAAGTGAGCACGCCGAACCCGGCGCGGTCGGTCTTCGAACGACGAGGCATACCGTCTCAGGATACCGCAGGGTCTTATAGCATTTGTCGGCTGATTCACCCGACGCGTATCGTGGGGGTGGCCACAACAGACGCGGTGAGGGTTACCACTCGATACGGAAGCCAGACTCGCCCTTGGGGGCTTCGTACTCTACTTCGACTGACTCCACGTCGGCCGCCTCACTTCCGGTGTGACACCACTCGATCATCTCCTCGACCGCGTTTTCGGACCCTTCGAACACCGCTTCGACGCGGCCGTCGTCGAGATTCTTCACCCACCCCTCTATGTCGCGGTTGCGGGCGGCGTCTCGTGTACTTGCTCTGTAGTACACGCCCTGCACTCGGCCACTGACGAACACGTGAGCACGCGTACGGTCGTCACTCATACGACCTCCTACAGATCCCACCGACAAATATCGGGCGGCCGAGAGAGGGCCGCGAATCGAAGCCATCTAAGTGACGGGCCGCTGAGTCGCCCATATGGAACTGTTCGGTACCGCCGGGATTCGCGGTGACGTAGTCACGCGCGTCACACCGGAACTCGCGCTCTCAGTCGGTCGTGCGGTCGGTATGGACGCGGTAGCGTCAGATGGACGAGCGGAAGTCGTCGTCGGTCGTGACGGTCGAACGAGTGGCCCCGCACTGGCTTCTGCCGTCGAAGCGGGACTGGAGTCCGCCGGAGCGGACGTACACCGCGTAGGCGTCGTCCCAACTCCTGCGCTGGCGTTTGCCTCGCGCGGCCGCCGCGGAATCATGCTCACGGCATCGCACAACCCGCCGACCGACAACGGAATCAAGGTGTTCGTGGACGGCGAGGAGTACGACCGGACGCTCGAACGGGGAGTCGAAGAACGCGTCGCCTCGGATCCCGACTCGGCTCCGTGGGACCAGTGGGGCGACAGCGAATCTGTTGACGTGCTTCCCGACTACCGAAACGCCGTCATCGACTACGCACGCGACCACGGCGCCGACGCCGACGGCCTGAATATCGTCGTAGACTGCGGTAACGGTATGTCCGCCCTCGGGACGCCGCAGGTCCTCCGGGAACTCGGCGCACGCGTCGTCACCCTCAACGGACAGGTGGACGGTCACTTCCCCGGGCGCGAGTCGAAACCGACGCCCGAGACGCTGACCGACCTCCGCGCATTCCTCGCGGACGACGAGACGGAACCCGGCGGCGACTTCGACTTCGGCATCGCACACGACGGCGACTCCGACCGGATCGTCATCGTCGGTCCCGACGGCGACGTGATTCACGAGGATACCGTCGTCGCCATCGTCGCAGAACACTTTGTCCGTGACTCCGATGCCGACGACCCGGTGGTCGTAACGACGCCGAACGCCTCGGGGCGCATCGACGAACGCGTCCGTGAGGCTGGTGGACGAGTCGAACGCGTCCGTCTCGGCGCGCTTCACGAGGGCATCGCCGCCGCCCGCGAAGACGGTGGCGACGTAGTGTTCGCCGCCGAACCGTGGAAGCACATCCATCCGGGACTCGGCGGATGGATCGACGGTGTCGCCTCCGCCGCCGTCCTCACCCGTCTTGTGGCAGAGTCCGGACTGGACGCCCTCCGCGAACCTGTCACCGAGCGTCCCTACAGAAAGGTAAGCGTCTCCTGCCCGGACGAGAAAAAGCAGGCGGTCATGGCGTCGCTGGAGACGACGCTTCCGGATGCGTTCCCCGACGCCGACGTAGACACCGAACACGGTGTCCGTCTCGAACTCCCGGACGCTTCGTGGGTTCTCGTCCGACCGTCCGGTACCGAACCGTACGTCCGTGTCTACGCGGAAGCCGACGACGTGGACGCACTCGTCGGCGAAGCCAGCGACGTGGTGGAAGCAGCTATTGAATCCGCCGACTGATTGTGAGATACTAAACATTTCTCGCGGAGACGTGGGGATCCGTTCGGACGATCTAGCGAGGATTCAGCAAACTGAAACTCGAAACGACGCACTTATGCTCATCTCGTGTTGGCTAACGATATAGGTGTCCATAGATATGGATAGACGCAAGTTCTTGAAGGCGACAGGTGTCGCGGGTATTGCAGGTCTCGCGGGATGTAGCGGTGGACCAACCGGTGGCGATTCGACGGCGACGGAAACGGATACGGAAGCCGACACCACCGAGTCCGGCGAAACGACGCAGGAAACGACCGAGGAGAGCGGACCGGCCGCGAACATCGGTATGGTGTACGCCCTCGGCGGTCTCGGTGACAAGTCGTTCAACGACGCCGCAAAGCGCGGTATCGAGCGAGCGAAATCTGAACTCGGTATCGAGTACAACGAGGCACAACCTTCTGCGGCAGAGGAGTTCCCGACGTTCCAGCGCCGGTTCGCGCAGTCGGCGAACCCCGACTACGACCTCATCTGCTGTATCGGTTTCGCACAGAAGTCCGCACTGAAGCAGACATCCAAGAACTTCCCCGACCAGAAGTTCATGCTGGTTGACGATCAGATCGACCGAGACAACGTCGCCTCCTACACGTTCAAGGAACACGAGGGGTCGTTCCTCGTCGGTCACCTCGCGGGCCTTCTGACGACACAACAGTTCGAGGCCGGTGCCGGTAGCACGTCCGGCAACTCGAAGAAGGTCGGCTTCGTCGGCGGCCGCGAAGCACCTCTCATCAAGAAGTTCCAAGCCGGATTCGAGGCAGGCGCCAAGCACGCTGACGAGGAGCTCACGGTCTCGACGGCGTACGCCGGGTCGTTCTCCGACTCCGCGAAAGGGAAAGAGATCGCCACCTCGATGTACGAAGACGGCGCGGACATCGTCTACCACGCGGCCGGTGGGACGGGTCTCGGTGTCTTCCAAGCGGCCCAAGAGCAGGGTAAGTTCGCCATCGGTGTCGACTCCGACCAGTCGAAAACCGACCCGAACTACGCGAATGTCATCCTCGCCTCGATGGTCAAGCGCGTCGAAACGGCCGTCCACACGTCCGTCGAGAATATCACCGAAGACGAGTACAACGGCGGCGAGAAGACGACGCTCGGCCTCGAAAAGAACGGTATCGAGTGCGTCTACGGGCAGGAGATCGGAGGCGGCATCCCCGAGGATGTCAAGACGGCAGTCAGCGAGAGCCGACAGGCCATCATCGACGGCGACATCTCCGTTCCGGATACCACCGAGTAAGCGACTGAGACAGTCGCACACCGCGATCCGAACGCGACACAACGTCCGATTTTCTCCTCTGTTTTATTCGAATCGACTAGCGGTGTCTCCGAGCGAATCGCAAACGAACATTCAGCGACCGCTATCGGTTGCGGTCAGATTCGCCGTTCGCAGTATCGCCGTCTCGGCGTGGATATGTCCAGAATTTAACCGAGCGATGGGTTTACCGGCGGACGAGAAACCAAACGAGTTTAAGCGAACACCCAAGATAGGAGGATAAGATGACCACCGCGGTCCACCTCGACGGAATCACAAAGCGGTTCCCAGGTGTCATCGCCAACGATGACGTCGATCTGACCGTCGAGCGCGGCACGGTACACGCACTTCTCGGGGAGAACGGGGCAGGCAAGACGACACTGATGAACGTCCTCTACGGTCTCTACCGACCGACAGAGGGTCGTGTCGTCATCGAAGGAACGGAACGAAAATTCTCCTCTCCCAAGGACGCTATCAAGGCGGGCGTCGGCATGATTCACCAGCACTTCATGCTCGTCGATCCGATGACCGTCACTGAGAATATCGTTCTCGGGAACGAACCCCGCAAGTGGTTCGGACTCGCAGTAGACAGAGAAGGTGCGCGACGTGACGTGCAAGCGTTGTCAGACCGATACGGATTCGACGTCGATCCCGAGGCGACGATAGAGGACGTGAGTGTCGGCGTGCAACAGCGCGTCGAGATTCTCAAAACGCTCTACCGTGGGGCCGACATCCTCATTCTGGACGAACCGACCGCCGTACTAACGCCACAGGAAGTTGAGGACCTCTTCGACGTGCTTGAGGAACTCACAGACCAAGGAAAGACCATCATTTTCATCACCCACAAGTTAGGCGAGGCGATGCACGCCGCCGACGATGTGACCGTCCTCCGTGACGGCAAGAACGTCGGTACGGTGAAAACCGAAGACACCACGCGTGAACAGCTCGCCGAGCTGATGGTCGGCCGCGAAGTGTTCTTAGAGACCGACACGAACCCGATGGAGCCGGGCGATGTCGTCCTCTCGACAAACAACCTCAGAGCCGAGGACAACCGCGGAATGGA
It contains:
- a CDS encoding TrmB family transcriptional regulator, with protein sequence MTDADEGNGNAQPSEHEAIEALEHLGLSNYAARVFVALQRLGVGTAKEIHDVAGVPRSQVYGAAEELESLGLVELQQSTPKRYRSVSLDAAHRCLAENLQNEANRAFNYLEAARAERTAGETRDDVWTIRGHEPVNNRVIELVEQSQERVLFAAPSLLFITDDLVKALRERAANNVDVRVVSESADVRDRFETVPDVSASGPDEEPPVDFTGRVLLVDRRVVLLSVVPNVPGSDETAIWSADTAMADILSQIIEGGIESMIGF
- a CDS encoding acylphosphatase, which produces MSDDRTRAHVFVSGRVQGVYYRASTRDAARNRDIEGWVKNLDDGRVEAVFEGSENAVEEMIEWCHTGSEAADVESVEVEYEAPKGESGFRIEW
- a CDS encoding ABC transporter ATP-binding protein, which gives rise to MTTAVHLDGITKRFPGVIANDDVDLTVERGTVHALLGENGAGKTTLMNVLYGLYRPTEGRVVIEGTERKFSSPKDAIKAGVGMIHQHFMLVDPMTVTENIVLGNEPRKWFGLAVDREGARRDVQALSDRYGFDVDPEATIEDVSVGVQQRVEILKTLYRGADILILDEPTAVLTPQEVEDLFDVLEELTDQGKTIIFITHKLGEAMHAADDVTVLRDGKNVGTVKTEDTTREQLAELMVGREVFLETDTNPMEPGDVVLSTNNLRAEDNRGMEAVSDVSFTVREGEVFGIAGVDGNGQSELIESITGLRTPTDGSVTYLGSDITDAPRSDRIDAGMAYIPEDRHERGLVMDFDLVQNGILGSQHSKPFAERGNIDWGTTRRHAEAIIDEYDVRPPNPDANAESLSGGNQQKFIAGREFERNPELVVATHPTRGVDIGSTEFIHDRLLELRDSGKAVLLVSSKLDEVQGLSDRLAVMHDGEFMDVVDPDVVSEEEIGLLMAGEHPETADAAEASDAVADGGAGTDGGDQ
- a CDS encoding inositol monophosphatase family protein; amino-acid sequence: MTDRVRVAEAAAAAGADVAMAMFERDIETEEKSSKTDVVSEADGAAQDEILTTIADHYPDDVVVGEEGNTPKEIPETGDSWVVDPIDGTSNYLHGFTVWCQAVAAVRDASPVAAAVTRPAVGDTYVADDTEFRKNGDPTTVSDESDPERFVVAPTLRVGDDNRDQYLSVIETCFADLGDLRRIGSAQLTLAMVAAGSIDVALGIGRSHPWDTVAGVHMIRTAGGTVTDLDGNPWRHDSDGLVASNGQAHDAVLDAFDF
- a CDS encoding BMP family lipoprotein, which produces MDRRKFLKATGVAGIAGLAGCSGGPTGGDSTATETDTEADTTESGETTQETTEESGPAANIGMVYALGGLGDKSFNDAAKRGIERAKSELGIEYNEAQPSAAEEFPTFQRRFAQSANPDYDLICCIGFAQKSALKQTSKNFPDQKFMLVDDQIDRDNVASYTFKEHEGSFLVGHLAGLLTTQQFEAGAGSTSGNSKKVGFVGGREAPLIKKFQAGFEAGAKHADEELTVSTAYAGSFSDSAKGKEIATSMYEDGADIVYHAAGGTGLGVFQAAQEQGKFAIGVDSDQSKTDPNYANVILASMVKRVETAVHTSVENITEDEYNGGEKTTLGLEKNGIECVYGQEIGGGIPEDVKTAVSESRQAIIDGDISVPDTTE
- a CDS encoding phosphopentomutase/phosphoglucosamine mutase codes for the protein MELFGTAGIRGDVVTRVTPELALSVGRAVGMDAVASDGRAEVVVGRDGRTSGPALASAVEAGLESAGADVHRVGVVPTPALAFASRGRRGIMLTASHNPPTDNGIKVFVDGEEYDRTLERGVEERVASDPDSAPWDQWGDSESVDVLPDYRNAVIDYARDHGADADGLNIVVDCGNGMSALGTPQVLRELGARVVTLNGQVDGHFPGRESKPTPETLTDLRAFLADDETEPGGDFDFGIAHDGDSDRIVIVGPDGDVIHEDTVVAIVAEHFVRDSDADDPVVVTTPNASGRIDERVREAGGRVERVRLGALHEGIAAAREDGGDVVFAAEPWKHIHPGLGGWIDGVASAAVLTRLVAESGLDALREPVTERPYRKVSVSCPDEKKQAVMASLETTLPDAFPDADVDTEHGVRLELPDASWVLVRPSGTEPYVRVYAEADDVDALVGEASDVVEAAIESAD